In the Parasteatoda tepidariorum isolate YZ-2023 chromosome 3, CAS_Ptep_4.0, whole genome shotgun sequence genome, one interval contains:
- the LOC122272214 gene encoding zinc finger CCCH domain-containing protein 14-like isoform X1 has translation MSLLKDIKISAPVRPFQQTKRKAVEDIVTKNSKSMKRDPETENLQQTPRCRFFPKCRMGQKCHFQHPTCRYNAACRNPKCIYRHIGPRKIELFENKENKQPSSFRLLLEKLEKQKPNPYKWVKPKDIGAKKDVP, from the exons ATGTCTCTGCTCAAGGATATTAA aatctcTGCACCTGTTAGACCCTTTCAACAGACAAAGAGAAAAGCAGTTGAAGATATTGTTACTAAAAACAGCAAGAGTATGAAAAGAGATCCTGAAACAGAGAACCTTCAGCAAACTCCTAGGTGCCGATTTTTTCCGAAGTGTCGCATGGGTCAAAAGTGCCACTTCCAGCATCCAACCTGCAGGTATAATGCCGCATGCAGAAATCCGAAGTGCATTTACCGACACATTGGTCCCAGAAAAATAGAGCTCTTCGAGAACAAGGAGAACAAGCAACCCAGCAGTTTCCGATTGCTGCTCGAGAAATTAGAAAAGCAAAAGCCTAATCCATACAAATGGGTAAAACCTAAAGATATTGGTGCAAAAAAAGATGTACCATAG